The bacterium region GGCGCTGCGGCAGCTGAAGGCATAGCGGCAACGACTGTCTGCGCTTTATAAGATTTGCCGCTCCAGACTTTTTTCCTTTCTCCTTCCCCGGATTCGTTTCGCGGCGCATTGAGCACTAGAGCAACAAAGATGAGCAAAAACAGAATTGCACGACCGACCGTGATGAGCCGAGAATGCAGCATGTTTCCTCCTGTAGAAGTCCGCTTGTGGCTTATGATGTCACGAGGGAATTGAAGAGTCAACGCATTTCGAATCGAACATTAATCCCGCGGCGGGCAAGCTCGCTTAGAAATCTATCCGCCGGTACAGCGATTTCCGGACACAATACTCCGGGTGCGTTGATTTCACGCTTTGCCAGCATCTGACCGACAATCGACAAAGGAACTCCTGTATCCAGTGAGCCGGCTGCGATTTTCCATTCGGGATGCGGCAGGATAATCGATTCCGCCATTCCTGTCACAGGCTTGCCATTTTTTAGGCCCTTAGCATGGACACGAATCACATCACAATCTTTTGGCTCAGCATCAGGCGCCGGTTGTTTTGCAGTTAACGCGATCAACAATTCCCGTGGTGACACATCGCGCAGAATTTTCTCGCGCGATGCAAATCCAAGTTCTACCAGGAAACGGATCTTGTTGGTGAAATCTTCGGGGAAAGCAACTTTAAAGCTGGCTTCGCGAAGCGAAGGAAACGAACGCGGGAACATGGCGACTTCCGAATGGAGCGTGTAAATCGCCTGCATTTTTCCCACTGGAGCGGGAAAATGGATGGTCTCCTCCCCACTCATAGGAGGAACGGCAACAGCCTTGCCGGCTGTAAACACCATCGGTTCGAGTGCAAACTCATCCAGCACAGTATCCAGGGCATAAGGTACCGGTAAAGGGCCGGCGGCCGAGGCGTCGAAACAGCCGATACGCACGTGCAATTCATGGATTTCGTCCCATTTTCCTGCAAGGACTCCAGCCATAACATTGGTGATACCGGGAGTGGAACCCATGCCGAGAACTGCCGTCACTCGTTCTCTCCGAAAGGAATCGTCCAGGCCAAACTGTTTCAGCGAGCCGTGATACAGGCCACCCAGATCGGAATAGGGCACGTGCGCCTGAAGCGAAGCCTGCATGATGGGAACGTTGAAGTAGTAATTGACGCAATTGAGCACCACATCATGACCGGCTACTAATTGGTTAGTAGAAGTGATGTCGCGCACATCAATTGTAGTTGTTCTGATGCGGCCGTTCTGAAAATTCGGTTCCTTCAGATCCGCTGCGGTGATGCGAACATCAGGAACAAACTCCAGGAGATCACGGATTACAACGGAAGCCATCGCGCCCGCGGCGCCAAGTATCAGAACTCTCATAGCAATGTAGCGTGGATGTCCCGTATGCACAGTCGCAGACGAGACGTTCGCGCTACATCAATCTTCTTCAGGCTCAATCTTGTCTACAGTGCGGTCGATTTCCTTTAACGTTTCTTCCAAACGGTCCAGAATCTCGTCCATCAGTGGTTCGCCAATGTTCAACGCGGGTTCAAAGCGAACGACTCTTGAGTTTGTGAGCGTCCCCGCCACCAGGACGTTCCGTTTAAACAGGCCGGAAACAACCTTGTAGCCGATTTCGGTGTTCGGGAATTCCATGCCGAGCAGTAATC contains the following coding sequences:
- a CDS encoding saccharopine dehydrogenase NADP-binding domain-containing protein, whose product is MRVLILGAAGAMASVVIRDLLEFVPDVRITAADLKEPNFQNGRIRTTTIDVRDITSTNQLVAGHDVVLNCVNYYFNVPIMQASLQAHVPYSDLGGLYHGSLKQFGLDDSFRRERVTAVLGMGSTPGITNVMAGVLAGKWDEIHELHVRIGCFDASAAGPLPVPYALDTVLDEFALEPMVFTAGKAVAVPPMSGEETIHFPAPVGKMQAIYTLHSEVAMFPRSFPSLREASFKVAFPEDFTNKIRFLVELGFASREKILRDVSPRELLIALTAKQPAPDAEPKDCDVIRVHAKGLKNGKPVTGMAESIILPHPEWKIAAGSLDTGVPLSIVGQMLAKREINAPGVLCPEIAVPADRFLSELARRGINVRFEMR